A genomic region of Cannabis sativa cultivar Pink pepper isolate KNU-18-1 chromosome 1, ASM2916894v1, whole genome shotgun sequence contains the following coding sequences:
- the LOC115706948 gene encoding protein PPLZ12 translates to MGNCFVTCVSQASIGVVERWGRFERLAEPGLHFFNPFAGECLAAVISTRICSLDVRIETKTKDNVFVQLQCSIQYRVVKENADDAYYELQNPKEQIRAFVFDVVRAIVPRMTLDELFEQKGEVAQSVLEELEKVMVTYGYNIEHMLMVDIVPDSHVRTAMNEINKAERLQLASVYKGEAEKILQVKRAEAEAESKYLGGVGVARQRQAITDGLRENIVNFSHKVEGTSAKEVMDLIMVTQYFDTIKDLGSSSNNTTVFIPHGPGHVRDIGEQIRNGLMEANSAKLNTD, encoded by the exons atgggaaACTGTTTTGTTACGTGCGTCAGCCAGGCGAGCATAGGCGTCGTCGAGAGATGGGGTCGTTTCGAGAGGTTGGCCGAGCCAGGTCTCCACTTCTTCAACCCTTTCGCCGGAGAATGCCTCGCCGCCGTTATATCTACAAGGATCTGCTCCCTTGATGTCCGCATCGAAACCAAAACCAAG GATAACGTTTTTGTTCAATTACAATGCTCAATTCAATACCGGGTCGTTAAAGAAAATGCTGATGATGCTTATTACGAGTTGCAGAACCCCAAAGAACAGATTCGGGCTTTTGTATTCGATG TGGTTCGAGCTATTGTCCCTCGGATGACCTTGGATGAGCTATTTGAACAAAAGGGTGAGGTTGCCCAATCTGTGCTGGAAGAACTTGAGAAG GTTATGGTGACATATGGATATAACATAGAGCACATGCTCATGGTTGACATTGTACCCGATTCTCATGTGCGCACAGCAATGAACGAGATTAATAAAg CTGAAAGGCTCCAACTTGCAAGTGTATACAAGGGAGAAGCAGAGAAGATTCTCCAAGTTAAGCGGGCGGAAGCTGAAGCTGAATCGAAGTACTTGGGAGGAGTCGGTGTTGCAAGGCAGAGGCAGGCGATCACAGATGGCTTGAGAGAGAACATAGTGAACTTCTCTCACAAAGTTGAAGGCACTTCAGCTAAGGAGGTTATGGATCTTATCATGGTCACTCAGTACTTTGACACCATTAAAGACCTTGGCAGTTCGTCAAATAACACTACTGTGTTTATACCCCATGGTCCTGGTCATGTTAGGGACATTGGTGAGCAGATACGTAATGGACTTATGGAGGCAAACAGCGCCAAACTCAATActgattag